A single region of the Salarchaeum japonicum genome encodes:
- a CDS encoding FAD-dependent oxidoreductase: protein MSDPETAPPRDVVVVGGGPAGCSAAVFTARYGLSTIVFDRGRSSLQRCAYLENYPGFPAGIDVGTFYDLIHDHVEEAGADLVSDMVVSVDRAADGEFVVERQEGDAVRARRVVAATRSDADYLRSLTGDGAFVEHTHDGETHEHFDPEYADPDGRTPVEGLYVASPAGEQDVQVVVAAGQGAHVARTVLGDVRRERGYPEMVASHYDWRRRDAELTGEWRERDRWRELFAERAPDDLDLADDRVVELREREIDRRLDAYLDDEEVTARTERGQDRLLEHIDDERILAAAREIEAERADETP, encoded by the coding sequence GTGAGCGACCCCGAGACGGCACCACCGAGAGACGTCGTCGTGGTCGGCGGCGGGCCCGCGGGCTGTTCAGCGGCGGTGTTCACCGCGCGGTACGGCCTCAGCACGATCGTGTTCGACCGGGGACGGTCGTCGCTCCAGCGGTGTGCGTACCTCGAAAACTACCCCGGTTTCCCCGCGGGAATCGACGTCGGGACGTTCTACGACCTCATTCACGACCACGTCGAGGAAGCGGGCGCAGACCTCGTCTCGGATATGGTGGTGTCGGTCGACCGCGCCGCCGATGGCGAGTTCGTCGTCGAGCGACAGGAGGGAGACGCCGTTCGCGCGCGCCGCGTCGTCGCCGCGACCAGGTCCGACGCGGACTACCTTCGGTCGCTCACGGGAGACGGGGCGTTCGTGGAGCACACGCACGACGGCGAGACCCACGAGCACTTCGACCCCGAGTACGCCGACCCGGACGGGCGCACCCCAGTCGAGGGCCTGTACGTCGCGTCGCCCGCGGGCGAGCAGGACGTGCAGGTCGTCGTGGCGGCCGGCCAGGGAGCGCACGTCGCCCGCACAGTTCTCGGGGACGTGCGTCGCGAACGCGGCTATCCCGAGATGGTCGCGTCCCACTACGACTGGCGGCGCCGCGACGCCGAACTAACCGGGGAGTGGCGAGAGCGCGACCGCTGGCGCGAACTGTTCGCCGAGCGCGCGCCGGACGACCTCGACCTCGCGGACGACCGCGTCGTCGAACTGCGAGAGCGCGAAATCGATCGCCGGCTCGACGCCTACCTCGACGATGAAGAAGTCACGGCCCGAACCGAACGCGGACAGGACCGCCTGCTGGAGCACATCGACGACGAGCGCATTCTCGCCGCCGCCCGCGAAATCGAGGCCGAGCGCGCGGACGAGACGCCCTGA
- a CDS encoding ABC transporter substrate-binding protein, which produces MSGDDIHTERTRRDYLKYGGAIVGGGLLAGCSGQSDSESPSTHTTTDDPVTATDTTTSEDERYSVTMAPAGEVAFEQPPESVFTILVHHTDMVVALGHGDALNAMYSPSNFEGNYEKILERLDGVSVDWSGLYNSWNPDKETLYELDSDIHLADPAYVSTMDAWDTADVEEVRTEIAPWFGNALSRNHTQPPDDWADRYQYYTLWEIFNNVARVFQEEERYSALADVKSGLDSTISSSIPASGERPRTARIMTAPELDTIWTFHMNGPGFIRSHTRPFGVTDVFSDIPEATTIDLEALLEADPDVILVENAFARSEEWRTVKETFHSDPVAREIQAVTNDRVYPLSARYGGPIMNLFQLEMVAKELYPEQFGEWPDYDGGPYPDFDTSEQLFDRQRVADIINGDFE; this is translated from the coding sequence ATGTCCGGCGACGACATACACACCGAACGAACCCGGCGAGACTACTTGAAGTACGGCGGCGCGATTGTCGGTGGCGGCCTGCTCGCCGGCTGTAGCGGGCAGTCGGATTCGGAGTCCCCGTCGACACACACGACCACCGACGACCCGGTAACTGCGACGGATACCACCACGTCGGAAGACGAGCGCTACTCGGTGACGATGGCACCGGCGGGAGAGGTAGCGTTCGAGCAACCGCCGGAGAGTGTGTTCACCATTCTCGTCCATCACACGGACATGGTCGTCGCGCTCGGGCACGGCGACGCGCTCAACGCCATGTACAGCCCGTCGAACTTCGAGGGGAACTACGAGAAGATTCTCGAACGGCTCGACGGCGTGTCAGTCGACTGGTCGGGTCTCTACAACTCCTGGAACCCGGACAAGGAAACCCTCTACGAGCTCGATAGCGACATCCACCTGGCTGACCCGGCGTACGTCTCGACGATGGACGCCTGGGATACCGCGGACGTCGAGGAAGTCCGGACGGAGATCGCGCCGTGGTTCGGAAACGCGCTCAGTCGGAACCACACCCAGCCACCGGACGACTGGGCGGATCGGTATCAGTACTACACGCTCTGGGAGATATTCAACAACGTAGCGCGGGTCTTCCAGGAGGAGGAACGATACAGCGCGCTCGCTGACGTTAAATCCGGGCTCGATTCGACGATCAGTTCCAGCATCCCGGCCAGCGGTGAGCGGCCGCGAACGGCGCGGATTATGACGGCCCCGGAGCTGGATACTATCTGGACGTTCCACATGAACGGCCCGGGGTTCATCCGGTCGCACACGCGTCCGTTCGGGGTCACGGACGTCTTCTCCGATATCCCGGAGGCGACCACAATCGACCTGGAGGCGCTCCTGGAAGCCGACCCGGACGTCATTCTCGTCGAGAACGCTTTCGCGCGGAGCGAGGAGTGGCGGACAGTGAAGGAAACCTTCCACAGCGACCCGGTCGCACGGGAGATTCAAGCGGTGACAAACGACCGCGTCTATCCGCTCAGCGCCCGATACGGCGGGCCGATCATGAACCTCTTCCAGTTGGAGATGGTCGCGAAAGAACTCTATCCCGAGCAGTTCGGGGAGTGGCCGGACTACGACGGGGGCCCGTATCCCGACTTCGATACGTCTGAACAGCTGTTCGACCGCCAGCGCGTTGCGGACATCATCAACGGAGACTTCGAATAA
- a CDS encoding ABC transporter substrate-binding protein: MARDFDARTDATRRDYLKTGTGLLAAGLVAGCSSDSGDDTTATTTTEGTTGTTTENTTASEFPYTVSMAPMGDVEFEAVPETIFTRLTHLAGMAFALGRGNDVNAMHAPAYYDALWNQFTPRLPGVELDWTGLYSSWNVTKEKLYSLDSDVHLADPASVLALDSWDMADIEEIATNISPWFGNHYSHRHTEPPAAYADSYEYYTLWEQFEKVSQVFRDEAKYEALAEIHADVLDRIETDLPDGDRPSVVMGGFSDPSAPYVYNVDTPGFLTAHIRPLDPVDAFGDDVASGSRVDMEALAEADPDVILVFGGLHPSYSMGDIRAALEDDPVAQTITAVQDGRIYPQGGRYQGPILNLFQLEMTAKQLYPDAYGAWPEYTEGPYPDLPSEEQFFDRQRVADIINGDFEA, translated from the coding sequence ATGGCACGCGACTTCGACGCGCGCACCGACGCGACGCGCAGAGACTACCTCAAGACCGGTACCGGCCTCCTCGCCGCCGGCCTCGTCGCCGGCTGTTCGAGCGACAGCGGCGACGACACGACCGCAACGACCACCACCGAGGGAACGACGGGCACGACCACCGAGAACACCACCGCCTCGGAGTTCCCGTACACCGTCTCGATGGCTCCGATGGGCGACGTGGAGTTCGAGGCGGTTCCGGAGACCATCTTCACCCGCCTCACTCACCTCGCGGGGATGGCGTTCGCGCTCGGCCGCGGGAACGACGTGAACGCGATGCACGCCCCCGCCTACTACGACGCGCTCTGGAACCAGTTCACGCCCCGCCTCCCCGGCGTCGAACTCGACTGGACTGGTCTCTACTCGTCGTGGAACGTCACCAAGGAGAAGCTCTACAGCCTCGACAGCGACGTCCACCTCGCCGACCCCGCCAGCGTCCTCGCCCTCGATTCGTGGGACATGGCGGACATCGAGGAGATAGCGACCAACATCAGCCCGTGGTTCGGGAATCACTACAGCCACCGCCACACCGAGCCGCCCGCGGCGTACGCCGACAGCTACGAGTACTACACGCTCTGGGAGCAGTTCGAGAAGGTCTCCCAGGTATTCCGGGACGAAGCGAAGTACGAAGCGCTCGCGGAAATCCACGCCGACGTGCTCGACCGCATCGAGACCGACCTCCCCGACGGCGACCGACCGAGCGTCGTCATGGGCGGGTTCAGCGACCCGAGCGCGCCCTACGTCTACAACGTCGATACGCCCGGCTTCCTCACCGCACACATCCGTCCGCTCGACCCCGTGGACGCGTTCGGGGACGACGTGGCGTCCGGCTCCCGCGTGGACATGGAGGCGCTCGCGGAAGCCGACCCCGACGTCATCCTCGTCTTCGGCGGCCTCCACCCCAGCTACAGCATGGGCGACATCCGCGCCGCGCTCGAAGACGACCCGGTCGCCCAGACCATCACCGCCGTGCAGGACGGCCGCATCTACCCGCAGGGCGGCCGCTACCAGGGCCCGATTCTGAACCTCTTCCAGCTCGAAATGACGGCGAAACAGCTCTATCCCGACGCGTACGGCGCGTGGCCCGAGTACACCGAGGGCCCGTACCCCGACCTCCCCAGCGAGGAGCAGTTCTTCGACCGCCAGCGCGTCGCGGACATCATCAACGGAGACTTCGAGGCGTGA